Within Alteromonas sp. LMIT006, the genomic segment GTGGTCACCACATTACTCGATACGTTGGGCAAACGCATAGATGACTTGTTCACGTCCGATGAAGAACGTGGTGATATTGCCACCCAACAACAAAAAATTGCCTTAAAACAACTGGTCACTCAACTCAAAGCGCAACACACTCAACTGCAAATCAATCTACAACAAACTAAGCACCCAAGTTTATTTGTCGCTGGGGCCAGACCCGCCATTATTTGGATTGGTGCTGCTGGGTTAGCGTATGAAGCCATCGTTCGCCCTTTAGGGACTTGGTTGATCTTACAAACATTGGATCTCAATGCCATTATGGGACCACAAGCTCTACAAAATGCGACACCACAGCAAGTGCAAGCGATATTGGATTTTTATGCATTACCCGGGATGAACACGGAATTGTTTTTGCCCATAATTTTTGGTGTCTTAGGCATTGGTGGCTTTCGGACATGGGAAAAAATCAACGGCAAAGCCCGTGATAATCTCACTCCACAACACGGTGAATATGAACTCATGGCCAAAGTTATGCTCGAAAAATACCAAACAGAACTCGACACACCACCCAGCGCATTCATATCAAATCCCAGTATTTCCCAATTTAAAGCTGCTCAGAAAGATGGTACATTTGTGCCACAATATTACCAATATCAGCCTAACGACAGGGCAAAAGGAAACTAGCACATGCGTTATCTTCATACTATGGTCAGAGTGCGTGACTTAGAGGCATCATTACACTTTTATTGTGAGTTATTAGGGTTGGTTGAAGTCAATCGCTTTGACCATGAACAAGGGCGTTTTACGCTCGTCTTTTTGGCCGCACCTGCCGACGTCGAACGCGCTAAACAAGACAAAGCGCCTTGCGTCGAACTCACCTACAACTGGGACGATGAAGCATACACTGGCGGACGCAACTTTGGCCATCTTGCTTATCGCGTAGAAAATATCTATGCGACTTGCCAACGCCTACAGGACGGTGGCGTGACCATTAACCGG encodes:
- a CDS encoding VOC family protein, encoding MRYLHTMVRVRDLEASLHFYCELLGLVEVNRFDHEQGRFTLVFLAAPADVERAKQDKAPCVELTYNWDDEAYTGGRNFGHLAYRVENIYATCQRLQDGGVTINRPPRDGHMAFVRSPDGISIELLQEGDHLTLQEPWASMPNTGEW
- a CDS encoding 3TM-type holin; protein product: MSVFKRIPVVTTLLDTLGKRIDDLFTSDEERGDIATQQQKIALKQLVTQLKAQHTQLQINLQQTKHPSLFVAGARPAIIWIGAAGLAYEAIVRPLGTWLILQTLDLNAIMGPQALQNATPQQVQAILDFYALPGMNTELFLPIIFGVLGIGGFRTWEKINGKARDNLTPQHGEYELMAKVMLEKYQTELDTPPSAFISNPSISQFKAAQKDGTFVPQYYQYQPNDRAKGN